In one window of Mytilus trossulus isolate FHL-02 chromosome 7, PNRI_Mtr1.1.1.hap1, whole genome shotgun sequence DNA:
- the LOC134725851 gene encoding TNF receptor-associated factor 3-like: protein MGLLKKLFEELPDDVICTLCNEVFLDPRVLQCNHMFCSACLVRRATRLKADICSTCETPYHGPSCKQADEAFKRKLLNLNAICNYKCGMKIKMAQLPEHLKDECQQAPVPCPNAIKGCKKKVKRCDLNKHIDECNFRVVTCEACGHVTIFQDLFTHQSRKKCLERKLKQQVIRELRHAHQEVINHRSNVKRDHIRLDIEQTKKVIQHARYLQERKQKLHQLLLSQNNNDAINSESGDSFFLTDLEELKNKDTSLTSTPVHSRSTVGSQQCDRCLKHFFPGKNHGKSCRWHEGPVSICLSYSK from the exons ATGGGACTGCTTAAAAAGCTTTTTGAAGAACTTCCAGATGACGTCATCTGTACTCTCTGTAACGAAGTTTTCCTCGACCCAAGGGTTTTGCAATGCAACCACATGTTTTGCAGCGCCTGCTTAGTACGCAGAGCTACACGATTAAAGGCTGATATATGTTCAACATGCGAGACACCTTATCATGGGCCTTCTTGTAAACAAGCTGACGAGGCTTTCAAGCGAAAACTACTGAACCTTAATGCTATATGTAACTACAAATGTGGcatgaaaattaaaatggcGCAGCTACCAGAACATCTTAAAGACGAGTGTCAACAAGCACCAGTGCCGTGTCCTAATGCGATCAAAGGGTGTAAGAAAAAGGTGAAGCGGTGTGATTTGAATAAGCACATTGACGAATGCAATTTTCGAGTAGTAACTTGTGAAGCATGTGGACATGTAACTATTTTCCAAGACCTTTTCACTCaccaaagtagaaaaaaatgtctagAGCGAAAGCTAAAACAACAAGTTATAAGGGAGTTAAGACATGCTCATCAGGAAGTAATAAACCACAGGTCAAATGTCAAGAGAGATCATATACGCCTAGACATAGAACAAACCAAGAAAGTAATTCAACATGCCCGTTATCTGCAAGAACGAAAACAAAAACTCCATCAGTTACTGCTTTCACAAAACAATAATGATGCCATAAACAGTGAATCTGGAGACAGTTTTTTCTTAACCGATTTAGAAGAATTGAAAAACAAAGACACTTCATTAACATCAACTCCTGTTCACTCTAGATCTACAGTTGGATCCCAGCAGTGTGATAGATGCCTTAAGCATTTCTTCCCTGGAAAGAACCATGGAAAATCTTGCCGTTGGCATGAAGGG CCTGTAAGTATATGTTTatcttattcaaaataa